TTGGAGGGGATGAGATTGTCTTGAGCAAATTGCTGAACAGAGAAAAGGGCCTAAACTGAGCCGTCAGAAACTCCAACATTTAAAGACCAGGTAGTGGAGGAGGAGTTGGCAAAGGGAATTGAGGAGATCAAGGAACAGTCTAAAAGAAAGGAGACAGATCAAGACCGAGTGGTTAATGATGTCAGAAGCAGCTGAGAAGTAGAGAAAGACAAGTAATGAAAGTTGTCTGTTGGATTTAACAACAGACAACCAGTTCCTAGTGTGGTTGTAACTTTTATCAGATCTCCTGATGTCCTGTCAGGGATACCTGGTCCTAGAACATCCAGTATACCAATTGAAGGTACTGGTCACTCAAACCGACCTTTTTTGTGAAATTCTGACaggtttttaagaaaattaaggtGACAGAGATAAAATATAAACCTTAGATTTATTATctagtctaacctttttttttttttttatcattaaggAAGCTAAGCTctggaaagatggaaagaaatcttCTTAGACCAAACAGCCAAATAAGGATTTTTAATCTTCCTGGCTGTGTCCTTTGATTACTCATCTCTGTGAGGGAGGAAACTAAGCTAGAAACCTTGACTCCATTACTTATTAGTTGTGACaccttaggcaagttgcttaatctttTTAAGCcacagtttttctttctgttaaatgGGTATAAAAAGTTGTTGACAGGATTAAAAAGAAGTCCATATAAAGCTCATAGCACAGTGTATAGAACCCAGTAATTTTCTAGTCAGTGTTAGCTGCTCTTATGATTATTATAGATATGTTAATACAATTCaagaatattaaatttataagTGTACAGATCACCCTCTAATGCCAGCTCCCTTAGGACAAAAAAAATATGCTAATAGGATACACTTACATACGTAAAAGTGGAAAGAATGTTATAACCCTCATGTagccatcacccagcttcaacaattatgtACACTATGATTGTCGCTAAGTTAAAATCTATGTGTATGTAACTGGGCTGGGaagtagttttcaaaaataaagatagCTGTGTTAAGGCATCAGGATTATGAgatttattttcccctttaagCCTCTTGTTTATGGTAAGATACGTGTACATATTCAGTATAcagttcatttttaaagaaaaatatgaaaaattatagtCCTTGAGGTCTGGGTCCTTggttatttatctttgtattttttacagaaagaACTCAAAGTTTGTTTTAGTTGCATGGAGTTCAAggtaaatctttttttattttgaggaagGAAATTTTGGTTCACATGGATACTGATCATATCACTTTGGTTTCCTTTGTAGGATTTTAAGCTTGACTTTGGCAATCCCCAAGGCAAAACTAGTGAAACTTGGCATGGAGGTATAGCCACCATTTTTGAAAGTCCTGGCGATGAAGTATGGGGAGTAGTATGGAAAATGAACAAAAGCAATTTAAGTTCTCTAGATAAGTAGGTGACTTCTAATTATAAGTTAAATAATTACTAATTTAGAAAGTGGATCATATGCAaggatgtgtatatatgtgtttgtttttcaaaaccaTATACTATGGACATATTCTTTATACTTTAGAGTTAACCTAAAAGGTATAATGTTCATTCCTAAAAAGAAAAGCCTAGAAGGGTCACACTCTCTGATTGAGATTTGGGGAGACATTTGTAATCTCTTCTATAATTGATGGAAGTCCTTATTttcattctatttgtttttttaataaaaatatctttgtagTTTCATATTGTGAGAAGGCATGAAGATTTTTGTAATTGTTACATACTTTTATTGATTTCAAAAGCAGCTCAGTTTTTAttagtcagtttttaaaaaataattctttaaggTGGCAGTTGAATCAGTAAAAACAGTAATAATCGTTTGTAAAAACTTCAAAACATATTAGAAATGCTTTGATGCTGTTTATAAATAGAACTCAAGAGTTGTGTGGCAGAGCATTTAATGCAAAGAAAGTGGCAGAAAAGAGTAGGATTTGAGAAGAGCAGACAAGCATCTGACATGCTTAATACTTTACTTCACTTGCAAACAGGAATGAGccattctctctacttttctctgggtgtatattCTCTTGCTGTCAGAACACATAGTCGTTTTTgtagcctagagaacaatgtttCAGGGTTACAAAGCTTGAAATAACTACACTGAAGCATGTTTTTAGATAGGCTAAATATAGAGATCTATTAGAAGCATACCCAGTAATAGTAAGTCTCCAGCTTTCTAATTGAAATGCTAAACTTCCTTTTGATGTGGTGGTACTTCTACTCTATCCCAAAATATACAGGGAGCAAGTACATCCataaatagttaaaaattttaatccgGTAAACTAACTTGGCTAAATCAAGTATGATTAAAATTTGACTGTTCTGGTTTCAGGCAAGAAGGGGTTAAAAGTGGAATGTATGTCCCAATAGAAGTTAATGCTTCTactcaagaaggaaaagaaataacctGTCGAAGTTATCAGATGACAAATTATGAGCGTGCTCCCCCATCACCCCAGTATAAAAAGGTATCCTTTTAACTAACTACTTACAAGGACTTTTGGTGATTCCTTGTTAATTTTCACTGAGCTAAACTAAAGAatatcttgtttgttttttaaaaatatttatttatttatttatttatggctgtgttgggtcttcatttctgtgcgagggctttctctagttgtggcaagcgggggccactcttcatcatggtgtgcaggcctctcactatcgcggcctctcttgttgcggagcacaggctccagacgcgcaggctcagtaatagtggctcacgggcctagttgctccgcggcatgtgggatcttcccagaccagggctcgaacccgtgtcccctgcattggcaggcggattcttaaccactgtgccaccagggaagcccgaatatcttgtttttaaaaggctttgtgtgttttaaattctACATGTACAATTCATTTTAatcaaaatgtttctttaataCAAAAAAAGATAGTTATTTCCCAAATAACTAAATGTTCAGATTTATTTATAATGATAGAAATATGTCCCTAAcactcatttattaaaaaaaaaagcttgtagaAATGTATTTGAGTCATAATTCTagacatgtttttttcttttttaaaatagcatgtaTGAGTGTATTTTTTGTAGAGTTATTCTATACCCATGcttttgtaatcatttttttcttcctccataaAACAGTATTTCATGAACACCAAGATTCATTTTTGTAggtgaaaaatatatttcctattgCTGAAATGTTTTCCATTTCCAGATGGAGGGAAAAATAAGTCACACTGCTTTTCAAAATCAGGGATACCACTCCCTCAAGCAccagaaaagaattcaggataGAGAGTCCAACATCCCTTTTCAGAAACCCAAACATAGGTAGTTGTTGGCAGGCCCAATCAGGACATGATACCTGGAGAGGGTGACCCAGTTCCTGGGCCTAATCTGGAATTTTCTAGAAAGGAACCTAGAGGAGTTAAGCCTGGTATGGATCTGGGAAGTACCACTGGACACACTTGCTGTTTATTCCCTCACGCCTAATTCAGAGGTAGAGTAGACTCCAGGATTCAACTACAACTGATACCTGTAAACTGGAAATTTTTTTGGAGAATggtgtttgtttcttaaaaagtCATGCAAATTCTGTACAATAAGTTTTTctcttaatataaaaatattttaaatcatattacTGAGTAAAATTGCTCTTCCATAAGGGTGTATCCTGTGGCTTTGAAAACTCCCTGCACATTCATGCTCATTGTGAGAGGAATGACTATCCCTCCATTTTGTTCTGGAATTGTTTATTCTAGAGTTATCTGAAAGCTAATATTTCATACTTTGATAACTACAAATAAAGGTGTGGTATACTAAATTAAATTATGTTCCTAACTaaagggttttttgtttattttaaccatttctagGTGATTTGCCTGGGTGCAAAAGAGAATGGTTTGCCACTGGAGTATCAAAAGAAGTTAAACGCAATAGAACCAAATGACTACAAAGGAAAGGTCTCAGAAGAAATTGAAGACATTATCAAAAAGGGGGAAGCAAAAACTCATTAGAACCTAATAGAATACATCTACAGATATTTTCTCTATATGCtaatacatttttaacatttagaaCAGGGATCTGGGATATCTTtctgtttaatatattttcaacAGTGTTCTGAAGGGATATCTCACTTGGGTGATTCCTTGTTTTCAGGCTATAAAAAGACCAGGATAGGAGTTAGACAATTGAAAAGGGGGCCTTGCGGCATTGGAATGCATGACAAGTAGATGTGAGTATTCCTTCTGTGAACCCTTAAAGTTATTTTATTGAGTTGATCTGAAGTGTATTTTTGCTCTGTGATAAAGGGTAGATTTGCAACTTAAGGATGGTGCTGGTAAATGACTCTGCTCTGGGATTTTTTCTTAGCTTACTAAGAGCAAGCAAACTGCAGAGACAATTGATTATAAcaacttcaaaatttaaaagatggCATACTGTTCTTAGAGGAATAAATGTATTTGTAGTTTAACCTATAGTCCCTACTAAAATACTACATTTCATTTTGTTAGAGAGACTCATATCATCACACATACTGGGTCTGGTCTTGGTCTATAGCCAGTCTATACTAAAGGATAATTGCACAGACTCTGGAACCAGACAGCCGAGGATTGACTGTCAGTTCCAGCACTTTCTAGCTGGGAAACTTTGGGTTATATgactgtgcctcagcttccttgcCTGCAGACTGAGGACAGCCCAAATATCTATGTCTTAGGATTGTTTTgaggagtatatatatatatatatatatatatatatatatatataagcttagaacagagcctggcatataataagtatTAGCAATCATTATTGTTCTTACTGAAGAATTAAGTTTGTACAGAGCTATCCTTGGAACAAGATTTTAAAGTAGAAGGGTCAAGATTATGAGGGAAAAGTGTTTCCCGGAAGCTGAAATTTGATTCTTGGCTTACCAAGAAATGGTcaccttcttaaatttatttactgaATAAGTGGAAGAAAGAAGAGTCATGAATAAAACAACACTGGTTATCAAAAACTCTCTTATGTCTCTGTGGAATGCAGTGAGCTGGACCTTCAAAACAGGTTATTAGAATGAGAGAGAACAAGCCACAGGAGCATAAAACAAAGATTTGGTTTTTACTCTTGGGAAGAAGGACCAAAGGACTTCTCAGCTACAGCTGCAATTCTGTAGTGAGGCTGAGCCATAGACTACAGGTT
Above is a genomic segment from Balaenoptera acutorostrata chromosome 7, mBalAcu1.1, whole genome shotgun sequence containing:
- the GGCT gene encoding gamma-glutamylcyclotransferase isoform X1, whose product is MMLVLHIVSHQETHNVRRNQIIAALFTIARTWKQPKCPSTDEWIKKMWHIYTMEYYSAITRNEIELLVVRWMDLETVIQSEKELKVCFSCMEFKDFKLDFGNPQGKTSETWHGGIATIFESPGDEVWGVVWKMNKSNLSSLDKQEGVKSGMYVPIEVNASTQEGKEITCRSYQMTNYERAPPSPQYKKVICLGAKENGLPLEYQKKLNAIEPNDYKGKVSEEIEDIIKKGEAKTH
- the GGCT gene encoding gamma-glutamylcyclotransferase isoform X2, encoding MLLVLSSLSCYRSQVRAGVRWDMANLGGEDLRSQEGESFLYFAYGSNLLTERIHLRNPSAVFCSVARLQKELKVCFSCMEFKDFKLDFGNPQGKTSETWHGGIATIFESPGDEVWGVVWKMNKSNLSSLDKQEGVKSGMYVPIEVNASTQEGKEITCRSYQMTNYERAPPSPQYKKVICLGAKENGLPLEYQKKLNAIEPNDYKGKVSEEIEDIIKKGEAKTH
- the GGCT gene encoding gamma-glutamylcyclotransferase isoform X3 → MMLVLHIVSHQETHNVRRNQIIAALFTIARTWKQPKCPSTDEWIKKMWHIYTMEYYSAITRNEIELLVVRWMDLETVIQSEDFKLDFGNPQGKTSETWHGGIATIFESPGDEVWGVVWKMNKSNLSSLDKQEGVKSGMYVPIEVNASTQEGKEITCRSYQMTNYERAPPSPQYKKVICLGAKENGLPLEYQKKLNAIEPNDYKGKVSEEIEDIIKKGEAKTH
- the GGCT gene encoding gamma-glutamylcyclotransferase isoform X4; protein product: MLLVLSSLSCYRSQVRAGVRWDMANLGGEDLRSQEGESFLYFAYGSNLLTERIHLRNPSAVFCSVARLQDFKLDFGNPQGKTSETWHGGIATIFESPGDEVWGVVWKMNKSNLSSLDKQEGVKSGMYVPIEVNASTQEGKEITCRSYQMTNYERAPPSPQYKKVICLGAKENGLPLEYQKKLNAIEPNDYKGKVSEEIEDIIKKGEAKTH